From Spirosoma aerolatum, one genomic window encodes:
- the cdaA gene encoding diadenylate cyclase CdaA produces the protein MLAFRLGFLEIGWLDLLDIGLVTLLIYQIYHLVRGSVASRVFVGYLLVYLAYLLVKALGLNLMTTILEYFISVGALALIIIFQHEIRRFLLLIGKSTNLSNSRLFKRWLLRETEIMDAYASLKPILDTCKALSGEFSGGLLVLQKNDDLEKFAQSGEIIDADMSKPLLLAIFSQYSPLHDGAVLISEGRIRAARCILPVSEDDELPATLGFRHRAALGMSEATDAAVIAVSEESGRLSLALNGELYTNLSLPELESRLEGYLRAPKTH, from the coding sequence ATGCTGGCTTTTCGCCTGGGTTTTTTAGAAATCGGGTGGCTCGATTTATTGGATATTGGGCTCGTCACCCTACTTATTTACCAGATTTATCATCTTGTTCGTGGGAGTGTCGCCAGCCGCGTCTTTGTCGGGTATCTGCTGGTTTACCTTGCCTATTTACTGGTAAAGGCACTTGGCCTCAACCTGATGACTACCATTCTGGAGTATTTCATCAGTGTGGGTGCCCTGGCGCTGATTATCATTTTTCAGCACGAAATCCGGCGCTTTTTATTGTTGATTGGCAAATCGACTAACCTAAGTAACAGTCGGCTGTTCAAACGGTGGCTCCTTCGGGAGACCGAAATTATGGACGCCTATGCCTCGCTTAAACCCATTCTAGACACCTGCAAAGCGCTAAGTGGTGAATTTTCGGGCGGTTTACTCGTATTGCAGAAAAATGATGATCTGGAAAAATTCGCTCAGTCGGGAGAAATCATTGATGCCGATATGTCGAAACCCTTATTACTGGCCATCTTTAGCCAGTACAGTCCACTACACGATGGAGCCGTGCTCATCAGTGAAGGTCGAATTCGGGCAGCCCGTTGCATTTTACCTGTTTCGGAAGATGATGAGCTACCCGCTACCCTTGGTTTTCGGCACCGGGCTGCTCTGGGAATGAGCGAAGCCACTGATGCAGCGGTTATTGCTGTATCAGAAGAAAGCGGACGTCTATCGCTCGCGCTCAACGGTGAGTTGTATACCAACTTGAGTTTACCCGAACTGGAAAGTCGCCTGGAAGGATACTTACGGGCCCCAAAAACACATTAA
- a CDS encoding ribonuclease Z yields the protein MPHESETHRPNHTPFTLTVLGAGSATPSLRLHQTAHLLTIGNEYILIDCGEGTQYRLLEQRIRPGRLRYIFISHLHGDHYFGLAPLLSSLNMAGRTEDLHLFGPRGLDEVLTTIFRVSDSRLGFRLHFQAVDPDQSALLLDHPLMTVQSIPLQHRIDCTGYLFREKQAKPHLLREKLPAEVPIAYLKQLKEGRDILDADGRLLYAAADYTEPAPSPRSYAFCSDTRYVEELTTQLQGVNVLYHEATFLQDNSQRAAEVYHSTAGQAAMIASKAQAGRLLIGHFSSRYKQFELFLEEARAIFPETYLATEGQTIDI from the coding sequence ATGCCCCATGAATCGGAAACCCATCGTCCGAACCATACCCCATTTACGTTGACTGTACTCGGGGCCGGTTCGGCCACTCCCTCACTTCGACTCCATCAGACCGCTCATTTGCTGACCATCGGTAACGAATACATTCTGATCGATTGTGGCGAAGGTACCCAATACCGTCTGCTCGAACAACGGATTCGTCCGGGCAGGCTTCGCTACATTTTTATCAGTCACTTGCACGGCGATCACTATTTTGGGTTGGCTCCACTCCTATCGTCACTGAACATGGCAGGACGGACCGAAGACTTACACCTGTTCGGTCCACGCGGGCTCGATGAGGTGTTGACAACCATTTTCCGGGTGTCGGATTCCCGGCTTGGCTTTCGCCTTCATTTTCAGGCTGTCGATCCAGACCAGTCAGCGCTCTTACTCGATCATCCTCTGATGACTGTACAGTCGATTCCATTGCAGCACCGGATCGACTGTACCGGCTACCTCTTTCGTGAGAAACAGGCTAAGCCTCACCTACTGCGGGAAAAACTACCAGCCGAGGTCCCTATTGCCTACCTAAAGCAGTTGAAAGAAGGCAGGGATATTCTGGATGCCGACGGTCGGCTACTCTACGCTGCTGCTGATTATACTGAACCGGCCCCGTCTCCCCGCTCCTACGCATTCTGCTCCGATACGCGCTACGTGGAAGAACTGACTACCCAATTGCAGGGCGTCAACGTGTTATACCATGAAGCCACTTTTTTGCAGGACAACAGTCAGCGAGCAGCAGAGGTGTATCATTCGACGGCTGGGCAGGCGGCTATGATTGCCTCTAAAGCACAGGCTGGCCGTTTGCTAATTGGTCATTTTTCGTCGCGCTACAAGCAATTCGAGCTATTTCTGGAGGAAGCCAGAGCTATTTTCCCTGAAACCTACCTGGCAACGGAAGGACAAACAATTGATATATAG
- a CDS encoding STAS domain-containing protein — MNYSIEKNEQYALIRLTENVFGEAITTDFETLSRNLFREGYSNIIIDTAPVQSIDPAGVSTIRKISRQCTNEQGLLIVVTKNDDLISFLDTARLSDLTILPTVEEAIDAVFMNELENDFRSEADDEYDVGGSVEA, encoded by the coding sequence ATGAATTATAGCATCGAGAAAAACGAACAATACGCCCTGATCCGATTAACAGAGAATGTTTTCGGGGAGGCTATAACAACTGACTTTGAGACGCTTAGCCGTAATCTTTTTCGGGAGGGCTACAGCAATATCATCATTGATACGGCCCCTGTCCAGTCGATCGATCCGGCAGGGGTATCGACAATTCGAAAAATAAGTCGGCAATGTACCAATGAACAGGGTCTATTGATTGTTGTTACAAAAAATGACGATCTGATTTCATTTCTGGATACAGCTCGTCTCAGCGATCTGACGATTCTGCCAACCGTGGAAGAAGCCATCGACGCTGTTTTTATGAACGAATTGGAAAATGACTTCCGTAGTGAAGCAGATGACGAGTATGATGTCGGAGGCAGTGTCGAGGCCTAA
- a CDS encoding phosphoribosylaminoimidazolesuccinocarboxamide synthase, with translation MNAIQETNFHFPGQTGFYRGKVRDVYSFPNKLVMIASDRISAFDVVLPRPIPFKGQVLNQTAAYFLEATVDIVPNWLLDVPDPNVSIGLKCEPYAVEMVVRGYLAGHAWRQYRDGHRTLCGVALPEGLRENDRLPTPIITPSTKAHEGHDEDISREEILSRGIVPESEYVQLEQYALALFTRGTEMAAQQGLILVDTKYEFGNLDGKVYLIDEVHTPDSSRYFYADVYEQNQQAGQPQKQLSKEFVREWLISNGFQGKTGQTVPAMSDEWISQITKRYIELFETVTGQRFQPDETSDPLARIETNILRSI, from the coding sequence ATGAACGCCATTCAGGAAACCAATTTTCATTTTCCCGGCCAGACGGGATTTTATCGGGGAAAAGTACGGGACGTTTATTCATTCCCAAACAAGCTGGTTATGATTGCCTCAGATCGTATTTCAGCCTTTGATGTGGTACTCCCCCGCCCTATTCCGTTTAAAGGGCAGGTATTGAATCAGACAGCCGCCTACTTTCTGGAAGCAACAGTTGATATTGTTCCCAACTGGCTCCTTGACGTACCCGATCCGAATGTGAGTATTGGCCTGAAATGCGAACCCTATGCGGTTGAAATGGTGGTTCGTGGCTACCTGGCGGGCCACGCCTGGCGCCAATACCGCGATGGGCACCGGACCTTGTGTGGTGTGGCTTTACCCGAAGGGCTGCGGGAAAACGACCGGCTGCCCACTCCGATAATTACCCCATCGACGAAGGCACACGAAGGCCACGACGAGGACATTAGCCGTGAGGAGATTTTGAGTCGGGGAATAGTACCGGAAAGTGAGTATGTGCAATTGGAACAGTATGCATTGGCCTTATTTACCCGTGGTACCGAAATGGCCGCCCAACAGGGGCTTATTCTGGTCGACACCAAGTATGAGTTTGGGAATCTGGATGGCAAGGTTTACCTGATCGACGAGGTTCATACCCCCGACTCATCCCGGTACTTCTACGCGGATGTGTATGAACAAAACCAGCAGGCCGGACAACCGCAAAAACAATTATCGAAAGAATTCGTTAGAGAATGGCTTATTTCAAACGGTTTTCAGGGGAAAACGGGGCAAACCGTTCCTGCTATGTCGGATGAATGGATAAGCCAGATTACGAAACGCTATATTGAGCTATTTGAAACCGTTACCGGTCAACGCTTCCAGCCTGATGAAACCTCCGACCCGCTGGCCCGAATCGAAACCAATATACTACGATCCATATAA
- a CDS encoding acetyl-CoA C-acyltransferase has translation MNEVVIVSAVRTPIGSFGGVLSTLSATELGAAAIRGALARAGVQPEQVQEVYIGNVVSANVGQAPAKQAALKAGLPANIPCTTINKVCASGTKAIMLAAQAIQLGQADVIVAGGMESMSNTPYYVPKARFGYKYGNAELVDGLARDGLVDVYDQCAMGVFADQTAKHYAITREEQDAYTVQSYRRAEASTQSGRFSAEIVPVEVTGRKGVTVVSEDEEFKNVIYDKIPTLKPAFTPDGTVTPASSSPISDGASAVVVMSRWKADELGLKPLARILAYADAEQEPQWFTTAPTKAVPLALERAGLTTDDIDFFEVNEAFAVVPLAFSKVLNIPQEKLNAFGGAVSIGHPLGASGARIVTTLTNVLQQNNGRYGAVGICNGGGGASAIIIEKL, from the coding sequence ATGAACGAAGTGGTTATTGTGTCAGCGGTTCGAACACCAATTGGTAGTTTCGGTGGTGTTTTATCGACCCTGTCGGCTACCGAACTGGGCGCTGCAGCCATTCGGGGTGCATTAGCCCGCGCTGGTGTGCAACCTGAGCAGGTTCAGGAAGTTTATATAGGTAATGTTGTGTCGGCCAATGTAGGTCAGGCACCGGCCAAACAAGCCGCGCTGAAAGCAGGATTACCGGCTAATATTCCATGCACAACCATCAATAAAGTGTGTGCTTCAGGAACGAAAGCCATTATGCTTGCCGCTCAGGCTATTCAGCTTGGGCAGGCTGATGTCATCGTAGCGGGTGGTATGGAAAGTATGTCAAATACCCCCTACTACGTTCCCAAGGCTCGATTTGGCTATAAATATGGAAATGCCGAACTGGTCGATGGCCTGGCTCGGGATGGGCTGGTAGACGTTTACGATCAATGTGCTATGGGCGTTTTTGCCGACCAGACGGCCAAACACTATGCCATTACACGTGAAGAACAGGATGCTTATACCGTACAATCATACCGTCGGGCCGAAGCTAGTACACAGTCAGGTCGGTTCAGTGCCGAAATTGTGCCGGTTGAGGTAACAGGTCGAAAGGGGGTTACGGTCGTATCAGAGGACGAAGAGTTTAAAAATGTCATTTATGACAAAATCCCAACTCTCAAACCGGCCTTTACGCCTGACGGTACCGTAACGCCTGCTAGTTCGTCACCGATCAGCGACGGGGCTTCAGCAGTTGTTGTCATGAGCCGTTGGAAGGCCGATGAACTTGGCCTAAAACCGCTTGCCCGGATTCTGGCTTATGCCGATGCAGAACAGGAGCCCCAATGGTTCACAACGGCACCCACAAAAGCCGTTCCGCTTGCCCTGGAACGGGCTGGCTTAACAACCGACGACATTGATTTTTTTGAAGTAAACGAAGCGTTTGCCGTAGTTCCACTGGCATTCAGTAAAGTATTGAACATCCCGCAGGAGAAACTGAATGCTTTTGGCGGAGCTGTATCCATTGGGCATCCGTTGGGCGCATCGGGAGCACGAATAGTAACCACACTTACGAACGTTCTGCAACAAAACAACGGCCGATATGGTGCGGTTGGTATTTGCAACGGGGGCGGAGGAGCTTCGGCTATTATAATAGAAAAGTTATAA
- a CDS encoding tetratricopeptide repeat protein: MIYLLIAAWIWLNELISLNQISRNNQARQEAQLAYQSGHYQRALTFYTYLTQNTSTIDAAVRLNLGHTYFHLKQYTKAKSQYETLLQTDRHDLRTAAATQLGVMACLEKDSALALTLFRQALLENADNESARYNFELIKRHYSGQPPHKRSIRKSSTPSPQLVNKPRSMGGQQVERSTRQDELLRRFRRLNLSEEQALQLLDAMRGDDLPFVLTRSAHQASPKPREGESRW, from the coding sequence TCTATTTACTCATTGCAGCCTGGATTTGGTTGAACGAACTGATTTCTCTGAACCAGATTTCCCGTAACAATCAGGCCCGTCAGGAGGCTCAACTCGCTTATCAGTCGGGGCATTATCAGCGTGCCCTTACGTTTTATACGTATTTAACCCAAAATACGTCGACAATCGATGCAGCTGTTCGGTTAAACCTTGGTCATACGTATTTCCATCTGAAACAATACACTAAAGCCAAATCGCAGTACGAAACACTACTCCAAACGGACCGGCATGATTTACGGACAGCTGCAGCTACTCAGCTAGGGGTGATGGCCTGTCTTGAAAAAGACAGTGCCTTGGCGTTAACCCTTTTTCGCCAGGCTTTGCTCGAAAACGCAGATAATGAATCGGCCCGGTATAATTTTGAACTAATAAAACGACATTATTCGGGGCAGCCTCCGCACAAACGATCAATCCGTAAGTCATCAACGCCTTCTCCTCAACTTGTTAATAAGCCTCGCTCTATGGGTGGTCAGCAGGTTGAGCGGTCGACACGGCAGGATGAGTTATTACGCCGTTTTCGCCGTTTGAACCTAAGTGAAGAGCAAGCATTACAATTGCTGGATGCTATGCGTGGCGATGATTTGCCGTTTGTGTTGACCCGCTCGGCTCATCAGGCTAGTCCGAAGCCCAGAGAGGGAGAGAGTCGATGGTAG